AAAGCTTGATCAAACTGGAAAAGGATTTTAAAGGGGTTTCGCGGGTGAACAGGTGGAAAAGAATCGCCATAAGCGGGATGAAGCAATCTTTACGCTCAAAGCTGCCAGAAATCCAGAATCCGGTATCATTTCAAGAACTTTTAACTAACGTCAAGGATTATGATTTGGCTCTTATTGCCTGTCAGACTAAAGGTTCAAAATTCTTGAAAGAAATTCTTGAAGCGAAGAAAAGATTAAAGAAAGTTTTACTTTTAGTTGGTCCTGAAAGTGGGTTTACTCAGGAGGAATTGGATTTATCCCTCAAATCCGGAATTATCCCGGTCTCATTAGGGCCCAGAAGACTTCGCTCCGAAACCGCCGGGATTGTCTTTTCCTCCCTGGTGTTGCATGAATTAGAGGATTTGGGATGATTTTTTGAAATATGTAACGTTGCCACTCCCGTGGCAACGAACATTCATTTAATTCCGTAGTGCCAGGCTGTCAAGGTCTTACGATTT
The sequence above is a segment of the Candidatus Zixiibacteriota bacterium genome. Coding sequences within it:
- a CDS encoding 16S rRNA (uracil(1498)-N(3))-methyltransferase, coding for MITYFYVEPKNVGKDSLRIEGEEAKHICLVLRKGEGEIIEVVDGEGIKYQVQITATGKDWVQGKILSQTRKENEPLTHLTLAQALIKGVRMDFLVEKVTEIGVSSIIPLITGKSLIKLEKDFKGVSRVNRWKRIAISGMKQSLRSKLPEIQNPVSFQELLTNVKDYDLALIACQTKGSKFLKEILEAKKRLKKVLLLVGPESGFTQEELDLSLKSGIIPVSLGPRRLRSETAGIVFSSLVLHELEDLG